A window of Chlorobium phaeobacteroides DSM 266 genomic DNA:
GCAATCCCCCAAATATAGATCCGTTCTTATTTCCATTTCTTGTAAAGTGCAATAATTTTCACGTATCGATTTCCTGTCAGCATGAATGGCGCGGAGTTGTCCCATCCGGACTTATAGCCAACTTACATATTTTCCCCGATTTATTTTTTTCGCGTCTGCCGGTTTTTGATCGTCTCTCTGCGGGTATTGGCTTCCCTGTTGTTTCCGTTATTCTTATACCAATCATTATCATCCTTGTGGCATTCTGCATGAGAAATCTTTTTCGGGCGAACTGATCTACTCGAATCTTCAGACTTCCGGTTTGCGAAGAGTAGAATGGAAACAACAGTTGCGGATACTCTCCACACTGCCTGAGAAACGTTACGGCAACACTGCAAACTGTCCGCAATAAAAGGATAAATGATTGCAGATTGGGGAGCACCGCTCTCTGTGAAGCCCTGTCAGCCCTGAATATTTTTGGATTTGTAATAATGTATTGTTAAATATTTAGTTAATCACTTGAACCTTCCCCTTTCGGCTTTTCAGCATGTGGCTTTCACGGATAACGGATAGACCCGCCCCGGAAGCCGCCAGGGAATCTTGTCTTCTCGTACAAAAAAAAGGCTCTCAATGGGACTCATCAATTCCGATTTCAACACGCTGCCTGAACTTTTCTCATCCATTTTTACGCATTACAAAGGGCAAAGTTCAACGTTTCCCCTTGCAAGGAAAATCAACGGCGCTTATGAACCGATCTCCTACGATTTGCTGCAGGAGGATGTCAGACATTGTGCTGCATATCTCAAAGAACATGGAATAGCCGCAAAAGATCGCGTGGCAATTCTTTCTGAAAACAGACCCGGCTGGTATATGGCTGATATGGCCATACTGATGCTTGGCGCCGTTACGGTACCTCTTTACCCTTCGCTTCCCCCGAACCAGATAGAGTACATTCTCCGCAACTGCGGGGCAAAAGGAATCATTGTATCAAACATGCTGCAGCTTGGCAAAATCATCTCTATCTGGCAGAAACTGCCGGATCTGAGCCTGGTTATTGTCATGAACCGGCTTGAAGAAACCATTGATGAAGTCGTTGATCTCAATCAGGTAAAAGACGAGGGGAAAACCATTCTCGAAAAAAAACCATGGCTGCTTGATGGAATAGATGTTGAACCTGACGATATCGCCACACTGATTTACACATCGGGAACAACCGGACTTCCTAAAGGGGTCATGCTGACGCACAGGAACCTCTGTGAAAATGTCAAGTCGTGCTCCACCGTTATCCGACTCGACGAAACCGATCGAAGCCTTTCATTTCTCCCGCTTTCCCACGCTTACGAACGGACGGGAGGCTACTATCTGCTGTTTTCATGCGGTGCGGCAATCTATCTTGCTGAAAGCGTCGAAACCGTCTCACTGAATATCGCTGAAGCCCGTCCGACGATCATCTTCACCGTTCCTCGCCTGTTCGACAGAATCAAGGCCAACACGCTCAAACAGATCGGCAATGAAAGCGCTATAAAACAAAAGATATTTTTCTGGGCTCTGCATACCGGCGAAGAGTTCCACCGCCAGATGAATGCAAAAGGCAAAGCCGCACTCGCAGTTTCCATGCAGCACTCTCTTGCCGATAAACTGGTTTATGCAAAAATCAGAAAAAAATTCGGCGGAAAACTTCGATACTTCGTTTCGGGAGGAGCTGCCCTGCCGCAGAAAGTCGGAGAGTTTTTCCAGGCATTGAGCATCAATATCCTTGAAGGATACGGGCTTACTGAAACATCGCCCGTCACAAACGTCAACAGGCCAGAGAAGATCAAGCTTGGAACGGTTGGACCTGCTGTCAATAACGTTCAGATAAGAATTGCTGATGACGGCGAGATTCTTATGAAAGGTCCCAATATCATGAAAGGCTACTGGCAGGATGAAGATGCTACGCGAGAGGTTATTAAGGATGGCTGGTTTTACAGCGGGGATATTGGAGAGATTGATCGTGACGGGTATCTGAAAATCACCGATCGAAAAAAACACATCATCGTCACCTCCGGCGGAAAGAATATCGCTCCCCAGCCTATTGAAAACCTTATTTCGGAAAGCCCCTATGTAGATCAGGTGATTGTGATCGGCGAAAAGCGACCATTTCTTATCGCGCTGATTGTTCCTGATTTCAGTAAACTAATGGAATACGCCAAAGAAAACTCCATCTCGGCTACAACAAACAAGGCGCTGATTGAGAATAAAAATATTCAGCAGATTTATGAAAAGCTCATGCGAACCATTTCCCGTCAACTGGCGACCCATGAAAAAGTTCGCAAGTTTCTGCTTGTTGATGAAGCATTCAGCATTGAGAACGGTGACATGACTCCGACCATGAAACTGAAACGAAAGACTATAACCAGCAGATATGCTGCTGAAATTGACAAGGTATACCAGGCGCTGAACATGGTGTACAATACAGAATAACTCTCTGGTCAAGCTCTCTTTGTTCAAACCTGATCACCCGGCCGCCAGACTGCCCCGAGCCGGAAGCGCCGGGGCAGTCTGGCGGCCGGGTTTGACAATACACTGTAACCCCCGGATTCATACTACTGTTTTACGATCATTCATATTTCCCCGCACCCCATGCTAAAGAAATGCGACCGATGAGCTGTGGTGAAATCATGAGCTGAACCAGAAGAGCGCCTCAACAGAGTTATTGGGCGATTAAATTGCAACGTTGTGCCGATTTATCGGGATCGAAAACCCCATCCCGACCTGTTGTGACTCCGGTTTCCGACATGTATCCCGATGTATCGGGAATTTCCGTCCGCCTTGAGCGTTTGACCGTTCGTCAAACGTTATCAATGAGCCCGAGATATTCTTTCAGCCATTCTTCTCTTTACGGAAATAAAATCAAGCAGTCGCGAAGTCTCCCCCGCATGTTTTATTGAAACCGAAATCGTTCATTCATCGAGCTCTTATGCGCAACACTCTTCCTCCTTGCCGATTCGACCAGTCGGCCTCTTCGACAAGACCTTCGCGCAGGAGATCATCGAGGATCTCCTGCAAACCCCATGGGCAGGAGCCATATTTTTCATGAATCTCTTCAACAAAGACACAATCCCTGGCGACAAGCTCTTTGAGCAGCCTGCCGCGATACCAGCGTTTTGACCCCTCGAATTTCGACTGCTTCGTCAAGGGGCGAATGCCGGTGTTCCGACTGGTGAGAAAGAGTGCACCGTAGTCCATGAGAGCGTTATGCCACAGTCTGCTGCGGCCTATCGGCAGAAGCTGCTCCGCAACCGCCTGAATCTGCGATTTGGAAATATCTTCCGGAAGGGCGAACTCGTGAATGATGATTCTTCGGATATTGGTATCGACTGCGGCAACATCGAGGTTATCGGCAAATACAGGAATGGATCGGCAGGTGTAATCGCCAATACCAGGAAGAGTTTTAAGCTCTGTCGGAAGTGAAGGCACTACCCCGTTAAAACGATCTTCGATCTCCCTTGCGCAGTTCTGTAACCGCTGTCCGCGGGAGTTATAGCCAAGTCCGCTCCAGAGAGCAAGCACATCCCTGAGCGAAGCATCTGCAAGTGTTCTGATATCAGGAAACCGCCTCATCCAGGCCTGATATTTTTCGGTAACACGATCAGCCTGTGTCTGCTGAAGCATGATCTCGCTGACCATGATGGCATAACGGTCTGTTGTTTCCCTCCAGGGAAAAGATCGACGATTGTCTTTATGGAATCCAAGGATTTTCTGATGGAACAACTCGATATCGACGTCCTTCTGTACAACAGGACGTCGATAGTATTCGAGTTCAGCGGATGAAACCACATTCGGAGTTATCGCCTTTTTCATGGCATCGAAGCATTGCTGCCTGATAATACTGAAGGCATGGCCTCATAACAGATTGATTCTGCACGAAAGTGTATCTATCCGGCCTTCAGATAACTGAATGCCGGATACGTGTTCAAAAGACTGCGCGGCGTGAACGTGCATGAAAACAGCAGGTTAAAGCACCTGCCGATTCAAGCGAAATTCAGGCTTTTTCGACCACTTTGCGGGCTTTGACCTTCAAGGCAGCTTTACCGGTACGTTTGCGCAGATAGAAGAGTTTCGCTCTTCTTGCCTTTCCGTGCTTCAGCACCGTTATGCTCTCAATATTGGGAGAATTGACCGGAATAATTCTTTCTACTCCAACGCCGTGTGAAATTTTACGTACCGTGATCGTTTTTGATCCACCCGCACCACGGTCGCTGATAACAACGCCCTCAAATGCCTGAAGTCTTTCCTTCTCACCTTCAATAACCTTGAGCTGTATCTTTACGGTATCACCCGGATTAATAGCCGGAAAATCATTTCTGGCTTCTGAAGCTTCAACTAACTGAATTAACTGATCCATGACGACAAATATTTACGTTATTTTTTTACTCAATCTTCAAAACTTTTCATATCCAGCAGATCGGGACGTCTCCGGGTTGTTCGCTGCAAGGCATTATCATAACGCCACTGCTCAATATTACGATGATTGCCTGACAACAAAACATCAGGGACTTTCATTCCTCTGAACTCTGAAGGCCGGGTGTAATAGACGCTATCAAGCATTCCTGTCTGAAAAGAATCCGTCAAGGCCGACTCGCTGTCGCCAAGCACTCCCGGAATCAATCGCACAACGGCATCCATAATAAGCAGTGCCGGTATCTCTCCGCCCGAAACCACTACATCACCAACTGACAACTCCATGGTTACAAGCGTCTGACGAACCCTTTCGTCAAGGGCCTTGTAATGCCCACAAAGAATAATCAGGTTTTTCATGCGGGAAAACCGGTTTGCAAGAGCCTGTTCAAACGGCTTGCCGTCCGGTGTTGGAAAAATCACCGCATCATACTCCCTCTCGCCCGTGAGGGCTTCAATACATGAAAACACCGGTTCCGGACGCAGAACCATGCCTGCTCCACCTCCAAACGGCGTATCGTCAACCTGTCGGTACCGTCCCAGTCCATAGTCGTGAAGGTTATGGACATGAATTTCCACATACTCTTTCTTCCGGGCTATGCTCAAAAGACCGTTATGAAGGGCCGAATCGAAAAAACCGGGGATAACGGAAATAACATCAATCCGCATCGGATCCATACACTGAGATTCCCTGAAACAATCTTGTCAAGAACAATCTTTCACAAAAACTCGTCAAAACGGGGCACAACCATATATCTGCCGGCCATATCAATCTCTTCAACAAACTCTTCAACGGCAGGTATCAGAATCTTTCGTCCGTTTGCCTGAACCTCATACACCTCATGTGCCGGCATTTTCAGAATATCTGAAATAACACCCGCCTCATAACGATTTCCGTCAAGAACCTTCATGCCTATAAGCTCATGGAGATAAGCCCGCCCGGTCGGTTGCCGGGCAAGCTCTTTTTCTTCCACAAACAGATGCATCCCGGAAAGCTTTTCAGCTTTTTCAAGAGTATCGACACCTTCAAAAAACAGCCACGCAAATCCTTTGCTGAGTGATGCTTTCAGAACGTTGAGAGGCATAACGCTCGCGTCGCTTTTTCCGGCAAGATAACTTTTCCGCGACAAAAAAAGCTCAGGAAAATCAGTTACCGGAAGGACTTTAACCTCTCCCTTCAGCCCTTTCGGCTTAAGTATCGTACCGGTCAGAAAAAGATCCATCAAAAGCCTCCCTGCCGAAGATCAAGCTTCAGCGCCGGCAGCTTTTCCCTCAGCCTCTTTTTTAGCCTGACGGCGACGGGATTTCACAACCAGACGTTTCTGGCGTCTTTCCGTTTGTCTTGCCTGCCATTTTTCCATCTCGGAAACGATCTCTTCTTCGCTGCGTCCCATTTTTTTCAGCCGCATTTCGTACAACAGACCCGTCGAACGAATAAGACTGCGAACGGTATCGGTTGGCTGCGCACCGGTCTGCATCCAGTATGCAACACGGTCTTTTTTTATAGTCACCGCATGCGGTTTTGCTGTCGGCTGATAGTGTCCGATAACTTCAAGAAATTTTCCATCCCTCGGAGAGCGTGCGTCAGCAGCAACAATCTGATAAATGGGTAATTTTTTTCTTCCTGTTCTTTTCAATCTGATCTTGACCAATGCTGCAATAGTTTAGTGGTTGTTAACAATAACAGTAATTTAACGTTTTAGAAACTTGTCGAGCGCAAGATTCTGTGAGGTGATTTTTCTGCCTGATTGCGAAAGCTTCGTTACCGAACGCATCATCTTTTTCATCTCCCCGAACTGCTTGAGCAGCATGTTCACTTCCTGAACCCTGGTACCGCTTCCCTTTGCAATTCTCTGCCTCCGACTGCCATTGATTATTTCAGGATTTGTTTTTTCCTGTTTTGTCATGGAGTTGATCATCGCCTCAATCGGCTTGAAATCAAGATTTTCAATTTCCTGTTTCGGAACCATTTTATTCAATCCCGGCACCATGGAAATGAGTCCCTGAATCGAGCCCATCTTTTTAAGCTGCTGGAGCTGATCGAAAAAGTCGTTGAGATCAAACTCGTTTTTCATCAGTTTCTTCTGCATCTCGAGGGTCTTCTCAAGATCCAGCGTTTCCTGCGCTTTTTCAACAAAACTGACAATATCACCCATACCGAGAATTCTCTGGGCCATACGGTCGGGATAAAAGAGATCGAGATCATCGACCTTTTCACCAACACTGATGAATTTTATCGGCTTTTCGACAACCTGGCGTATGGAAAGCGCCGCACCGCCTCGTGCATCTCCGTCGAGTTTGGTTAGCACAACGCCGTCAAAATCGAGCCTGTCGTTAAAAGCTTTGGCCGTATTGACAGCTTCCTGACCCATCATGGAATCAACGACAAACAACAGCTCATCGGGCTTGAGCGCATGTTTCAATGCCTCTGCCTCCGCCATCATTTTCTCATCTATCTGCAAACGGCCTGCCGTATCGATGATAACGACATCCTTTGCCGCAAGACGGGCTGCTTCAAGACCCTTCACGGCGGCCTTCATCGCATCCTGCTCATCTATGGAAAAAACGGGTACATCAACCTGTTCGCCGAGAGTCCTGAGCTGGTCGACAGCGGCTGGACGATAGACGTCGGCAGCTACCAGCATGGGGTTTTTCCCGTTCTTTTTGAGACGCTTGGCCAGCTTTGCGCAGAACGTCGTTTTTCCGGAACCCTGTAAACCCGCAACCATGATAATGGCGGGCAACTTTTTGGGGGAGAGGTTCAACGGCTGATGTTCGCCTCCCATAAGATCGGTCAACTCGTCATTGACAATCTTGACAATCATCTGGGCAGGAGAAACGCTCTTGAGTACCTGCTCGCCAAGTGATTTTTCCCTGATATCGTCAACCAGCTTCTTTGCTACCTTGTAATTCACGTCAGCATTGAGCAGAGCGCGCTTGATATCGCGCATCGCAATACCAATATTGATCTCATTGATCGTCGCCTGCCCTGCAAGTTTCTTAAAGGTGGCCTCTAATTTATCACTTAAATTATCAAACATTGCTTTTTGCTTTTCAAGATAAAGCTTAAAAATGATTAGCTTTAATTATAATAAAAAATAGGGAAAAATAAAACCGGAGTCTTGTGATCTGAGTGCATATCAGGTTTTTATCCACTTTTTTCTTTTTTTGTCGAAAAGAAATCTTCTCCGTGCAATAATATCGTCACCAGAAAATCAGTATGTCAGCACCCTCCATAAAACACATCCTTGATTCGTTCAAGAAGCAGCGCATTGCCGTTATAGGCGACATCATGCTCGATAAATATATCTTCGGGCATGTTTCAAGAATTTCTCCGGAGTATCCGGTTCCTGTCGTTGAGGTAACGCATGAGGATCATCGGCTCGGCGGAGCTGCAAATGTCGCTCTCAATACGCTTTCGCTTGGCGCTGAAACCATCCTGATCGGGGTTACCGGTGCTGATGCCAACAGGGATATTCTTGCAGACCTTTGCAGAAATCTGAACCTTTCCGTTGACTGTCTCGTTGCGGACGCATCAAGACCCACAACAAGCAAAACAAGAATTCTCTCCCAAAGCCATCACATAACCAGAGTGGATTATGAAAGCAAGGAGTCGGTTGACCAGCATATTGAAACCGCCATTCTTGAGCGTTTTGAACATATTGCCGACAGCATTGATGCCGTGATTCTCGAAGATTACAACAAGGGACTTCTTACGGAAAACCTTGTTCAAAACATTATTAAAATAGCAGAAACAAACAACACCCCCGTTCTTGTTGACCCTAAACTTAAAGGGTTCTTTTCATATCGAAACTGCAGTGTTTTCAAGCCAAACCTTTCTGAAATGGCCTCCTCACTGGGTATTGTCATTCATAATGATGACAGGGAAATTGAGAAGGCATGCGTTTTGCTCCGCGAAAAACTCAATGCCGAGGCGATTGTCGTAACACGAAGTGAAAAAGGAATGACCATTTACAACGGGAAATTCACTCATATTCCGGCTACATCCCTTGAAGTATCCGATGTATCGGGTGCCGGAGACACGGTAATCAGCGTGCTCGCGCTGGGTGCCGCTTCCGGTCTCGATATTGAGACCAGCGCAGCAATCGCCAATCTTGCTGCCGGATCAGTCTGCCAGGAGGTTGGCGCCGTTCCTGTAAAACAGGATAAACTGTTCAGGGCATGTCAGGAATATCTTCGATAATGCAGAGGTGGTTGTCAATCTCATCAGGATATGGCGGATTATAGGAACAGTCGGCAATCAGGGATCTCATATTCTGCAACGAATAAAAGGGAACCTCGAACATGGCTGTATTGCTGACCGGCGAAGGAACATCTTTTCCGGGATCAACATGCATGACAAAAGAAATATGCACCCGTCCGTGGTCTATCGGAGAAAAAATCCAGACTCCCCGCGCATGCCGCACTCGATAATAATCGGGGTTAGGCGGTAAATAGTCAGGCTCAGAGGTCATGGTGACCGCAACGGCATTATCTCCGGCAGGTTCCAATCCTGTACGCACAATCATTTCACGTTTCAAAAGTGGCCACGGCGTATTGATGACCTGACGCACAACATACTCAAGACAGCCTTTTTTTTCAAGAATATCCATTGCTGCCAACTGGTGAACCCAGCGATGATAACTGTTGGTATCATAAAACAAACTGATCAGTTTTTTAAAGGTAGCGGGAAGCTCTGTTTCGCCTTTAAATCCAAGAATATCGGAACCGTGCACTTTCGATGAAAATATTCTGATTCCTTTATGTTCTATACGAAACGTCCAGTTCACGTTAAGAGCTGAATGTACATCCATACCTGATGATATTTGTATGACTTAAAATACCTCACCACGTAAACTGCGCTTACTCAGTTATAAACTGATCGTATTGTTTGATAACATCCCGTGACGATTTTTTGAAGGGAGCATCCACGGGATTCTGATACTTCTCTTTTTTCACCCACTCCCGCATATTGTTCATGGTATGAAACGGAGTATCAATAACAGCGATGTTGGCAAGCCATGCAGGAATTTCGCCGCCGGGCTCTATATGGAGTCTGAAAACCACACGGCACTGATTTTCAGAAAGGGGAATGATATTCCATGCTCCTTCAAGCTGTGGAACCCTGACATACTTGTCGTTTAAAGGCAGGTAATCGGGTCTGCACTCAAGCTTGATAAAAACTTCAGATGTCTCAGGATCTATATATCCCTGGGACAATGTGATAATCTCTCTGTCAGATACAGGCCAGGGTGCGCTTACAAGCTGATAGACAATTCTCCCCTCATCTTCAGACAACTCTTTGAGGACTTTCATCTCTCTTGTTTTCCAGACCCATTGGGTGGCAACATCGACATCGTACAGGAGCGCAAGAACGGCATGCTGGGGAGCATCCATCGTTGCGACTCCGACAAAAGAGAGAAAATCAGAAGAGGGAATCGGACATGTGAAAATTTTCAACCAGTCGTTTTTTAGACGCAACGAACAGGTCGATGTACTGATTTTTTCAAGCAGAGACATAGCATGCCGTAGTTTTGATTAAAAAAATGAAAGGCCGCATCCTGATCAGCGAACAAGAGTAACAGGAACTTGAGAAGAAAATTTCACAAGAGGATCTGATTGAACAACATATACCCTTATCTGCGCTTCAGCACCGAAAAGCTGGTGGGCAATTCTTGCTTTTATTGCCAGAGCAATGTTACTGCGATCAAAAAGAAACCCCGACTGGTCAAACCGTATTTTTTTAGCCTCACACGTTTTCCTGACAAGCGACTCCAGTCTGCTGTCCTGAGAATATTCCGAAAGAAACCGCTCCATGGATTTCCGATACTGCTGAACAGAACTTGCAGGGTTGTCAAGCACTCTTTGCGCAAGATCATCGAAAGAACCTGTACGGTACAGTTCCTGATAAAAATCGGAATAGGGCTTACCGGTTACCCAATAATCGGGAACAACTCCTCCGGCATTCCTCAACGCAGCAACACTCCTCGAATCGCCGCTTTTCTGAGCAGGTACTGAGAGTATCGCGGAGAAACCGCCAGTTCTGTACACAGAAATATCGCCATTTTTTAAATACAATAAACTATCATTGTCTGCAAACAGTTTCTGGGGCGTAAGGCTTGTCGCGGCTTCATTATAATATGATTCGCGCCCGTCAACACCCTTTTTGTAGTGACGTTGTATCTGACGACCTGAAGGAGTATAGTAACGAGAGACGGTGAGACGAAGTGCCGAGCCGTCTTTAAACGGATACTGCCTCTGCACAAGACCCTTGCCAAACGTCAACTCGCCAAGTACAAGCGCCCGTCTGTTATCCTGAAGCGCCCCGGCAAGAATTTCGGAAGCTGACGCGCTCCCCCTGTCGACAAGCAGAATAACCTCTCCCGTTTCATAACCGCCATTTGACGTTGCCAGATATTGAGCGTCCTCTATACTGTTCTTGACACTCTTTGTATAGACAATCATCTTCCCTTTCGGAAGAAATTCATCGGCTACGCTTACCGCCTGATCGAGAATACCTCCGGGATTTCCCCGCAAATCAACAAGCAGCTTTTTCATCCCCTGTTTTTTCAACCTGGCAAGTGCGGCACGGAACTCATCGGCAGTTGTTTCTGCAAAACGGCTTAATCTGATATATCCGGTGCCGTTTGGAAGAACAAATGCCGCGTCGACAGACGATGTCGTAATCCGCCCCCTGGTAATTTTGAAATCAAGATATTTCCCGTTGAAAGGACGGAATACTCGCAAATAGACAAGAGATCCTCGGGTACCTCTCAACTTTCTCAAAACATCCTGATGCGTAATTCCTATTGCGGAAACCGAATCGATCGCCAGAATCCTGTCGCCTGCGGCAACGCCTACAGCCGCACTCGGCCCCCCCGATAACGGCGAAACAACAAGAAGCGTATCGCTGATAATATCGAACTCTATACCAATTCCGTCAAAATTACCCTCAAGCTCAGCTTGAGAGTAGACAACCTTTTCAGGCTCAAGATAGACGGAATGAGGATCGAGATAGTCTACCATCCCCTTGATCGAAGAGTTCACGAGACTATCTCCCTGAACCTCATCCACATAAAGCTCCCGGATCAAACCATATGCTTCATACATTTTTTTTAGTGATCCAGGTGCCTGCTCATGCCCCGTATTAAGCCTGGTGCCCAGAAATATTCCGAATGAAAGGACAACGATCATCATAACAACCGTAAGAACACGAGACATTGATTATCAGCAATTAAATGGTAAAGGGAGCCTGAAACACATACAGTCTTGCAAACTTACATTTTACCCGTCGAAAGACAAAAACACAAAAATATTCTCAAAAAAAGCAAAGGTATTCAACCCTTGAGACAACATGATTGTCACGATATTTACAGTACTCTGTAATCCTTTTGTACACGCAAAAAACTCCGTACAACCTCGGATATTTTTCTCACGATAACCACAAGCCAAAGCCTGATAACCTGATCTTCTTATGCATGGATAAAACATGAAAAATCGGAACTATCAAGAAAAAGAAATTGA
This region includes:
- a CDS encoding AMP-dependent synthetase/ligase — its product is MGLINSDFNTLPELFSSIFTHYKGQSSTFPLARKINGAYEPISYDLLQEDVRHCAAYLKEHGIAAKDRVAILSENRPGWYMADMAILMLGAVTVPLYPSLPPNQIEYILRNCGAKGIIVSNMLQLGKIISIWQKLPDLSLVIVMNRLEETIDEVVDLNQVKDEGKTILEKKPWLLDGIDVEPDDIATLIYTSGTTGLPKGVMLTHRNLCENVKSCSTVIRLDETDRSLSFLPLSHAYERTGGYYLLFSCGAAIYLAESVETVSLNIAEARPTIIFTVPRLFDRIKANTLKQIGNESAIKQKIFFWALHTGEEFHRQMNAKGKAALAVSMQHSLADKLVYAKIRKKFGGKLRYFVSGGAALPQKVGEFFQALSINILEGYGLTETSPVTNVNRPEKIKLGTVGPAVNNVQIRIADDGEILMKGPNIMKGYWQDEDATREVIKDGWFYSGDIGEIDRDGYLKITDRKKHIIVTSGGKNIAPQPIENLISESPYVDQVIVIGEKRPFLIALIVPDFSKLMEYAKENSISATTNKALIENKNIQQIYEKLMRTISRQLATHEKVRKFLLVDEAFSIENGDMTPTMKLKRKTITSRYAAEIDKVYQALNMVYNTE
- a CDS encoding HhH-GPD family protein, with the protein product MKKAITPNVVSSAELEYYRRPVVQKDVDIELFHQKILGFHKDNRRSFPWRETTDRYAIMVSEIMLQQTQADRVTEKYQAWMRRFPDIRTLADASLRDVLALWSGLGYNSRGQRLQNCAREIEDRFNGVVPSLPTELKTLPGIGDYTCRSIPVFADNLDVAAVDTNIRRIIIHEFALPEDISKSQIQAVAEQLLPIGRSRLWHNALMDYGALFLTSRNTGIRPLTKQSKFEGSKRWYRGRLLKELVARDCVFVEEIHEKYGSCPWGLQEILDDLLREGLVEEADWSNRQGGRVLRIRAR
- the rplS gene encoding 50S ribosomal protein L19, whose product is MDQLIQLVEASEARNDFPAINPGDTVKIQLKVIEGEKERLQAFEGVVISDRGAGGSKTITVRKISHGVGVERIIPVNSPNIESITVLKHGKARRAKLFYLRKRTGKAALKVKARKVVEKA
- the trmD gene encoding tRNA (guanosine(37)-N1)-methyltransferase TrmD; the encoded protein is MDPMRIDVISVIPGFFDSALHNGLLSIARKKEYVEIHVHNLHDYGLGRYRQVDDTPFGGGAGMVLRPEPVFSCIEALTGEREYDAVIFPTPDGKPFEQALANRFSRMKNLIILCGHYKALDERVRQTLVTMELSVGDVVVSGGEIPALLIMDAVVRLIPGVLGDSESALTDSFQTGMLDSVYYTRPSEFRGMKVPDVLLSGNHRNIEQWRYDNALQRTTRRRPDLLDMKSFED
- the rimM gene encoding ribosome maturation factor RimM (Essential for efficient processing of 16S rRNA), yielding MDLFLTGTILKPKGLKGEVKVLPVTDFPELFLSRKSYLAGKSDASVMPLNVLKASLSKGFAWLFFEGVDTLEKAEKLSGMHLFVEEKELARQPTGRAYLHELIGMKVLDGNRYEAGVISDILKMPAHEVYEVQANGRKILIPAVEEFVEEIDMAGRYMVVPRFDEFL
- the rpsP gene encoding 30S ribosomal protein S16, with the translated sequence MVKIRLKRTGRKKLPIYQIVAADARSPRDGKFLEVIGHYQPTAKPHAVTIKKDRVAYWMQTGAQPTDTVRSLIRSTGLLYEMRLKKMGRSEEEIVSEMEKWQARQTERRQKRLVVKSRRRQAKKEAEGKAAGAEA
- the ffh gene encoding signal recognition particle protein; amino-acid sequence: MFDNLSDKLEATFKKLAGQATINEINIGIAMRDIKRALLNADVNYKVAKKLVDDIREKSLGEQVLKSVSPAQMIVKIVNDELTDLMGGEHQPLNLSPKKLPAIIMVAGLQGSGKTTFCAKLAKRLKKNGKNPMLVAADVYRPAAVDQLRTLGEQVDVPVFSIDEQDAMKAAVKGLEAARLAAKDVVIIDTAGRLQIDEKMMAEAEALKHALKPDELLFVVDSMMGQEAVNTAKAFNDRLDFDGVVLTKLDGDARGGAALSIRQVVEKPIKFISVGEKVDDLDLFYPDRMAQRILGMGDIVSFVEKAQETLDLEKTLEMQKKLMKNEFDLNDFFDQLQQLKKMGSIQGLISMVPGLNKMVPKQEIENLDFKPIEAMINSMTKQEKTNPEIINGSRRQRIAKGSGTRVQEVNMLLKQFGEMKKMMRSVTKLSQSGRKITSQNLALDKFLKR
- the rfaE1 gene encoding D-glycero-beta-D-manno-heptose-7-phosphate kinase, which produces MSAPSIKHILDSFKKQRIAVIGDIMLDKYIFGHVSRISPEYPVPVVEVTHEDHRLGGAANVALNTLSLGAETILIGVTGADANRDILADLCRNLNLSVDCLVADASRPTTSKTRILSQSHHITRVDYESKESVDQHIETAILERFEHIADSIDAVILEDYNKGLLTENLVQNIIKIAETNNTPVLVDPKLKGFFSYRNCSVFKPNLSEMASSLGIVIHNDDREIEKACVLLREKLNAEAIVVTRSEKGMTIYNGKFTHIPATSLEVSDVSGAGDTVISVLALGAASGLDIETSAAIANLAAGSVCQEVGAVPVKQDKLFRACQEYLR
- a CDS encoding START domain-containing protein, with product MDVHSALNVNWTFRIEHKGIRIFSSKVHGSDILGFKGETELPATFKKLISLFYDTNSYHRWVHQLAAMDILEKKGCLEYVVRQVINTPWPLLKREMIVRTGLEPAGDNAVAVTMTSEPDYLPPNPDYYRVRHARGVWIFSPIDHGRVHISFVMHVDPGKDVPSPVSNTAMFEVPFYSLQNMRSLIADCSYNPPYPDEIDNHLCIIEDIPDMP
- a CDS encoding START domain-containing protein — encoded protein: MSLLEKISTSTCSLRLKNDWLKIFTCPIPSSDFLSFVGVATMDAPQHAVLALLYDVDVATQWVWKTREMKVLKELSEDEGRIVYQLVSAPWPVSDREIITLSQGYIDPETSEVFIKLECRPDYLPLNDKYVRVPQLEGAWNIIPLSENQCRVVFRLHIEPGGEIPAWLANIAVIDTPFHTMNNMREWVKKEKYQNPVDAPFKKSSRDVIKQYDQFITE